The following are from one region of the Salvia hispanica cultivar TCC Black 2014 chromosome 1, UniMelb_Shisp_WGS_1.0, whole genome shotgun sequence genome:
- the LOC125202016 gene encoding germacrene A synthase-like, whose amino-acid sequence MAALNSNSFYHRPESKFPPSLWGDQFINHVSDSKVVEKYSKRVDVMKSDVRNLLTAPETKMIDTINLIDTLERLGVSYHFENEIEEKIQQFFNLDTNYHNDEAYDLNTVALHFRLFRQHGHPISTEIFRKWTDGNGKFKESIKSDTKGMLSLYEASYLRTHGETILDEALSFTTASLKSIVPSLGSPLKKQVSRALVQPLHLGIPRLEARSYITVYEEEEQKNEALIKFAKLDYNLLQILHREELQQVSRWWKELGLMSKLPYARDRMVECYFWALSVHHEPQYSRARTVLAKSIAISSVIDDTYDAYGTIEELEVFTEAMQRWDDGEISRLPEYMRPLYKAILEFYIEFDEELAKEGRSYASHYTIEGLKELARGYFEEAKWFLEGNLPSFEEYLKIGLITSTYGYAVPSSFMGIGSARKEDFEWLSKKPKIFVATLIIGRLLDDIGSYEFETKRGQLAIGIESYMKDNGVTKEDAMAKFMELCMNAWIDNNEEMLRPSCYKSRDLFMHILNLNRVTYVAYKDKEDGYTQPEKVLKPLILALLVDAFEV is encoded by the exons ATGGCGGCTCTAAATTCCAACAGTTTCTATCATCGCCCTGAGTCCAAGTTCCCACCTAGCTTGTGGGGTGATCAATTCATCAATCATGTATCTGACTCCAAG GTCGTAGAAAAATACTCCAAGAGAGTTGATGTGATGAAAAGTGATGTTCGAAATCTGCTAACAGCTCCAGAAACCAAAATGATAGACACCATAAATCTGATAGACACACTCGAGCGCCTAGGCGTTTCGTATCATTTTGAAAACGAGATCGAAGAGaaaatacaacaatttttcaatCTCGATACGAATTATCACAATGATGAAGCCTATGATTTGAACACCGTTGCTCTCCATTTTCGATTATTCAGGCAGCACGGCCACCCTATATCTACTG AAATTTTCCGCAAATGGACAGATGGGAATGGGAAATTCAAAGAGAGCATTAAGAGCGACACGAAGGGTATGCTGAGTTTGTATGAAGCTTCGTATCTTCGAACACATGGAGAAACCATACTAGACGAGGCGCTTTCTTTTACTACGGCCTCCCTCAAATCAATTGTGCCAAGCCTCGGATCACCCCTCAAGAAGCAAGTTTCACGTGCGCTCGTGCAGCCCTTGCACTTGGGGATTCCTAGACTTGAAGCACGCAGTTACATCACCGTGTATGAGGAAGAAGAGCAAAAAAATGAAGCCCTAATCAAGTTTGCCAAATTAGACTATAATCTATTGCAGATTCTGCACAGAGAGGAGCTCCAGCAAGTCTCAAG gtggtGGAAAGAATTAGGGCTTATGTCGAAACTTCCTTATGCAAGAGATAGGATGGTGGAGTGTTACTTTTGGGCTCTGTCAGTGCACCATGAGCCACAATATTCTCGTGCCCGTACCGTGCTCGCCAAGAGCATTGCGATCTCATCTGTAATAGACGACACATACGATGCTTATGGTACGATTGAGGAACTTGAGGTTTTCACCGAGGCAATGCAGAG GTGGGATGATGGAGAAATCTCTCGACTCCCCGAGTACATGAGACCTCTCTATAAAGCTATCTTGGAATTCTACATTGAATTCGATGAAGAATTGGCTAAGGAAGGACGATCCTACGCATCACACTACACCATAgaagga CTAAAGGAATTGGCGAGGGGCTACTTTGAAGAGGCGAAGTGGTTCTTAGAGGGTAACTTGCCATCGTTTGAGGAATACCTAAAGATTGGTCTCATTACCAGCACCTACGGTTATGCAGTCCCCTCTTCTTTTATGGGAATAGGATCTGCTCGAAAGGAAGACTTCGAGTGGCTAAGCAAGAAGCCTAAAATATTTGTTGCCACACTCATAATAGGTCGCTTACTTGATGACATAGGTTCTTATGAG TTTGAAACGAAGAGAGGTCAACTCGCTATTGGGATTGAAAGCTACATGAAAGATAATGGTGTGACGAAAGAAGATGCGATGGCcaaatttatggaattatGTATGAATGCATGGATAGATAACAACGAGGAGATGCTTAGGCCGTCATGTTATAAATCAAGGGATCTTTTTATGCATATACTAAACTTGAACCGCGTAACATATGTTGCTTACAAAGACAAAGAAGATGGATACACTCAACCCGAAAAGGTTTTGAAGCCTCTTATCCTTGCTTTGTTGGTCGATGCATTTGAGGTTTAG
- the LOC125185133 gene encoding germacrene A synthase-like has product MRPLYKALLELYKQFEEILAKEGRSYATHYTIETLKELVRGYFVEAKWFIEGYLPPFEEYLNNALITSTYCYLTTSSFMGMGTARKEHFEWLSKKPKMLVAALTICRLVGDASSYETEKERGQVATGMDSYMRENGETKEEAMAKFWKMSMDAWQDSNEEYLKESSYISKDVLTKIFNLERVVDVSYKNNEDGYTHPHKVLEPHIISLLVDHRGLVIKLRFIWYY; this is encoded by the exons ATGAGACCTCTCTACAAAGCTCTTTTAGAACTCTACAAGCAATTCGAGGAAATCTTAGCTAAGGAAGGACGATCCTACGCAACACACTATACCATAGAAACA CTAAAGGAATTGGTAAGGGGCTATTTTGTGGAGGCGAAGTGGTTCATAGAAGGATACTTGCCGCCATTTGAGGAATACCTAAACAATGCTCTCATTACCAGCACCTACTGTTACCTCACCACCTCTTCTTTTATGGGAATGGGAACTGCTCGAAAGGAACACTTTGAATGGCTAAGTAAGAAGCCTAAAATGCTTGTAGCCGCACTCACAATATGTCGATTGGTTGGTGATGCATCTAGTTATGAG ACAGAGAAGGAGAGAGGCCAAGTTGCAACTGGCATGGACAGCTACATGAGAGAGAATGGTGAGACAAAGGAAGAGGCCATGGccaaattttggaaaatgtcTATGGATGCGTGGCAGGATAGCAACGAAGAGTATTTAAAGGAGTCTTCCTATATATCGAAGGATGTTCTTACGAAAATATTCAATTTGGAACGAGTAGTAGATGTTAGTTACAAGAACAACGAAGATGGATATACTCATCCCCATAAGGTTTTGGAGCCTCATATTATTTCCTTGTTAGTTGACCATAGAGGTTTAGTGATCAAACTTCGCTTCATATGGTACTATTGA
- the LOC125185125 gene encoding germacrene A synthase-like — protein sequence MAALNSNSFNHRPESKFPPSLWGDHFINHVSDSKVVEKYSKTVEVMKSDVRNLLTAPQTKMIDTMNLIDTLERLGVSYHFENDIEEKLQQYFHLNTNYHDDEAYDLYTVALHFRLFRQHGHPISSEIFSKWTDGNGKFNESIKSDAKGMLSLYEASYLRTRGETILDEALAFTTATLKSMVPNLRSPLKKNVELALVQPLHFGIPRLEAHSYITMYEEEELRNETLIKFAKIDYNLLQMLHREELQQVSRWWKELGLISKLPYARDRIVECFFWAVALHYEPQYSLARVFFAKSAAMISVIDDTYDAYGTIEELEVFTEAIQRWDFGELSRLPDYMRPLYKAILELYMQFEDELAKEGRSYASFYAIEGLKELVRCYFKEAKWFIKGNLPPFEEYLKLGVITSTVCYLVPSCFMGIGSARKEDFEWLSKKPKILVAACTIGRLVDDVGSYEGEMERGQLAIGVESYVKENGVTKEEAMAKFMELAMNAWKDTNKEMLRPSCYKSRDLLTVILNFERLVDVTYKDKEDGYTHPEKVLKPLIIDMFVDAFEV from the exons ATGGCGGCTCTAAATTCCAACAGTTTCAATCATCGCCCTGAGTCCAAGTTCCCACCTAGCTTGTGGGGTGATCACTTCATCAATCATGTATCTGACTCCAAG GTCGTAGAAAAATACTCCAAGACAGTTGAAGTGATGAAAAGTGATGTTCGAAATTTGCTAACAGCTCCACAAACCAAAATGATAGACACCATGAATCTGATCGACACACTCGAGCGCCTAGGCGTTTCGTATCATTTTGAGAATGATATCGAAGAGAAATTGCAACAATATTTCCATCTCAATACGAATTATCACGATGATGAAGCCTATGATTTGTACACCGTTGCTCTCCATTTTCGATTGTTCAGGCAGCACGGCCACCCTATATCTAGTG AAATTTTCAGTAAATGGACTGATGGGAATGGGAAATTCAACGAGAGCATTAAGAGCGACGCGAAGGGTATGCTGAGCTTGTATGAAGCTTCGTATCTTAGAACACGCGGAGAAACCATACTAGACGAGGCGCTTGCTTTTACTACAGCCACTCTAAAATCAATGGTGCCAAACCTCAGATCGCCACTGAAGAAGAACGTTGAGCTTGCCCTCGTGCAGCCCTTGCATTTCGGGATTCCTAGACTTGAAGCACACAGTTACATCACCAtgtatgaagaagaagagctcAGAAATGAAACCCTAATCAAATTTGCCAAAATAGACTATAACCTATTGCAGATGCTGCACAGAGAGGAGCTCCAGCAAGTTTCTAG GTGGTGGAAAGAATTAGGGCTTATCTCCAAACTTCCTTATGCAAGAGATAGGATAGTGGAGTGTTTCTTTTGGGCTGTGGCATTGCACTATGAGCCTCAATATTCCCTTGCTCGTGTCTTTTTCGCCAAGAGCGCTGCTATGATATCTGTGATAGACGACACATACGATGCTTACGGTACAATTGAGGAACTCGAGGTTTTCACCGAGGCAATACAAAG GTGGGATTTTGGAGAACTCTCTCGACTCCCTGACTACATGAGACCTCTCTATAAAGCTATCTTGGAACTCTACATGCAATTCGAGGATGAATTAGCTAAGGAAGGACGATCCTATGCATCGTTCTATGCCATAGAAGGA CTAAAGGAGTTGGTAAGGTGCTACTTTAAGGAGGCCAAGTGGTTCATAAAGGGTAATTTGCCACCTTTTGAGGAGTACCTAAAGCTTGGTGTCATTACCAGCACCGTCTGTTATCTGGTCCCCTCTTGTTTTATGGGAATAGGATCTGCTCGAAAGGAAGATTTCGAGTGGCTAAGTAAGAAGCCTAAGATACTTGTTGCCGCATGCACGATAGGTCGCTTAGTTGATGACGTCGGTTCTTATGAG GGTGAGATGGAGAGAGGTCAACTTGCTATTGGTGTTGAAAGCTACGTGAAAGAAAATGGTGTAACAAAAGAAGAGGCGATGGCCAAATTTATGGAATTAGCTATGAATGCATGGAAAGATACCAACAAAGAGATGTTGAGGCCGTCTTGTTATAAATCTAGGGATCTTCTTACGGTTATTCTCAATTTTGAACGCTTAGTAGATGTAACTTACAAAGACAAAGAAGATGGTTACACTCATCCCGAAAAGGTTTTGAAGCCTCTTATTATTGACATGTTTGTCGACGCATTTGAGGTTTAG